The Lysinibacillus pakistanensis genome includes a window with the following:
- a CDS encoding DUF58 domain-containing protein, with amino-acid sequence MKKWKVLIEKSKHFLLVTLLIIFTFCYAMFQGGFVSWFVFFTVSPFLLYAFVFLLVREEILLVERGIEPSHIESGQSAKVTITVERKTRFPFAYMMMEELVNSESLVQSKVQGANAVMFVGFKKKFSWSYMLENMPRGEHRYLGVTIVFSDFFGWAKKSVSAKKEQVILIYPRVREMKYAALQTKFDAGSMMSPYSIVKDTSMAVGLREYVPGDRFSWIHWKSFAKTQTLQSKEFEDRQSQELMLVLNAKKSPLFEEKIELVASILQTIVDERGDISFVSAGAKTKVFPLIQGNKQLDQVMHHLAAIKSTENIKFQLRDQRAFKHVATMLYVTSEVSDELLHTLATMVKSCICFVVAEQSPIQTDLSKRYKQVQVVHVNPLDYYHLFTEVMKP; translated from the coding sequence ATGAAGAAATGGAAAGTTTTGATAGAGAAAAGTAAACATTTCTTATTAGTAACTTTGTTAATCATTTTTACATTTTGCTATGCTATGTTTCAGGGAGGCTTTGTTAGTTGGTTTGTATTTTTTACAGTTAGTCCATTTCTGTTATATGCCTTTGTTTTCTTATTAGTAAGGGAGGAAATTTTACTTGTAGAACGTGGTATTGAACCCTCTCATATTGAAAGTGGGCAATCAGCTAAGGTTACAATTACTGTAGAGCGAAAAACACGCTTCCCATTTGCGTATATGATGATGGAGGAGCTAGTAAATAGTGAGTCTCTTGTGCAATCGAAGGTACAAGGAGCAAATGCCGTTATGTTTGTAGGTTTTAAGAAAAAGTTTAGCTGGAGTTATATGCTAGAAAATATGCCACGCGGTGAGCACCGTTACCTAGGTGTAACTATTGTTTTCAGTGATTTCTTTGGCTGGGCAAAAAAAAGTGTTTCCGCGAAAAAGGAACAAGTGATTTTAATTTATCCAAGAGTTCGTGAAATGAAATATGCCGCACTTCAAACAAAATTTGATGCCGGATCAATGATGTCACCTTATTCCATCGTTAAGGATACTTCAATGGCTGTTGGACTACGTGAGTACGTTCCAGGTGATCGTTTTTCGTGGATTCACTGGAAATCATTTGCAAAAACGCAAACTTTACAATCAAAAGAATTTGAGGATCGTCAATCACAGGAGCTAATGTTAGTGCTCAATGCGAAAAAATCACCGTTATTTGAAGAAAAGATTGAGCTAGTAGCATCAATATTACAAACAATAGTAGATGAACGAGGAGATATTTCATTCGTTTCAGCGGGTGCAAAAACGAAGGTGTTTCCACTAATCCAGGGGAATAAGCAGTTGGATCAGGTCATGCATCATTTAGCTGCTATAAAGTCTACAGAAAATATTAAATTCCAATTACGAGATCAACGAGCCTTTAAGCATGTTGCAACAATGTTATATGTCACGAGCGAAGTATCTGATGAATTATTACATACTCTCGCCACTATGGTGAAAAGCTGTATTTGTTTTGTGGTGGCAGAACAGTCACCTATACAAACAGATTTATCTAAGCGCTATAAACAAGTACAAGTTGTTCATGTTAATCCACTTGATTATTATCATTTATTCACGGAGGTGATGAAGCCGTGA
- a CDS encoding AAA family ATPase, which produces MNSQIQDVLENIEKVMIGKREVAELSIVALLARGHILLEDVPGVGKTMMVRALAKSFDAQFKRIQFTPDLLPSDVVGVSIYNPKTMEFEFRPGPIMGDVVLADEINRTSPKTQSALLEGMEEASVTIDGNTLAIQQPFFVMATQNPIEHEGTYPLPEAQLDRFLLKIKMGYPSRNEEVEILRRAENGKPIEKIKAVLTVEQLKELQELVQGVYVEDSVKNYMVELASQTRENSYVNLGVSPRATIALMKASQAYAFLKGRSYVTPDDVQYLVPFVFSHRLVLKPDARYDNVTAEEIIERIIAKTPVPTKRFAEQ; this is translated from the coding sequence ATGAATTCGCAAATTCAAGATGTTTTAGAAAATATAGAAAAAGTAATGATTGGTAAAAGAGAGGTAGCTGAGCTTAGTATAGTTGCTTTGCTGGCGAGAGGGCATATTTTACTAGAGGATGTACCAGGTGTAGGTAAAACAATGATGGTGCGAGCGCTAGCAAAGTCTTTCGATGCCCAATTTAAAAGGATTCAATTTACACCAGATTTATTGCCCTCTGATGTGGTTGGGGTGTCTATTTATAATCCGAAAACAATGGAATTTGAGTTTCGACCTGGTCCGATAATGGGAGACGTTGTATTAGCTGATGAAATCAATCGTACATCTCCGAAAACACAATCTGCGTTGCTTGAAGGAATGGAAGAAGCTTCTGTCACAATCGATGGGAACACCCTAGCAATCCAGCAGCCATTTTTCGTTATGGCAACACAAAATCCGATCGAACATGAAGGGACATACCCATTACCAGAGGCACAGCTTGATCGTTTTTTACTAAAAATAAAAATGGGTTATCCGTCTAGAAATGAAGAGGTAGAGATATTACGTCGAGCTGAAAATGGTAAGCCAATTGAAAAGATTAAAGCTGTACTAACAGTTGAGCAATTAAAAGAATTACAGGAACTCGTACAAGGTGTGTATGTTGAAGATTCTGTCAAAAATTATATGGTAGAGTTAGCATCACAAACAAGGGAAAATAGCTATGTAAATTTAGGGGTAAGCCCTCGTGCAACGATTGCGCTAATGAAGGCCTCACAAGCCTATGCTTTTTTGAAAGGACGTAGTTATGTTACACCGGATGATGTCCAATATCTTGTACCATTTGTTTTTAGTCATCGATTAGTTTTAAAGCCTGATGCGCGATATGATAATGTAACTGCCGAAGAAATTATTGAGCGCATAATTGCAAAAACACCTGTACCAACAAAGAGGTTTGCGGAGCAATGA
- a CDS encoding ABC transporter ATP-binding protein produces the protein MMLLEANKLSHVYDNNRGLLEASFSLQTGRVLALVGGNGAGKSTLIRLLTGQEKQKSGEMIWHKPQTIRYMPDDVDFPSMLSAIEILQLLASFKNVDKEEQENVLRRVALWDVRKQRVKQFSKGMRQRLNLAQSLLGNGSLLILDEPTNGLDPFWIAELKKLMLEEKNKGCTVIFSTHLLAFAEEVADDVLVLHEGKILISGALKEILLQEDSPSLENLWLKKLNL, from the coding sequence ATGATGCTACTAGAAGCCAACAAATTATCACATGTATATGACAATAATAGAGGACTTCTGGAGGCTTCCTTTTCCCTACAGACAGGGCGTGTTCTAGCTCTTGTGGGGGGAAATGGCGCTGGCAAAAGTACATTAATTCGATTGTTAACAGGACAGGAAAAACAAAAATCAGGTGAAATGATTTGGCATAAACCACAAACTATCCGATATATGCCAGATGATGTTGACTTTCCATCGATGTTATCAGCCATAGAGATTTTACAGCTACTTGCCTCTTTCAAGAACGTTGATAAGGAGGAGCAAGAAAATGTATTAAGACGTGTTGCGCTATGGGATGTAAGAAAACAGAGAGTAAAGCAATTCTCAAAAGGGATGCGTCAGCGTCTGAACCTTGCCCAAAGCTTACTTGGCAATGGCTCATTGCTTATTTTAGATGAGCCAACAAATGGACTTGATCCGTTTTGGATAGCTGAGCTAAAAAAATTAATGCTCGAGGAAAAAAACAAAGGCTGTACAGTTATATTTTCCACACATTTGCTTGCATTTGCTGAAGAAGTGGCAGATGATGTGTTAGTTTTACATGAGGGGAAAATACTTATCTCAGGAGCCTTAAAGGAAATTCTCTTGCAGGAGGATTCACCCTCATTAGAGAATTTATGGTTAAAAAAATTAAATCTGTAA
- a CDS encoding ABC transporter permease gives MYSMLIKLELKQMLRSRWMQLVCLLFTFVFTAIIVIQQMALPDVEGFTRQTASFLNVLLFLLPLFILTIGSMSIAGDVESGWYSLLKTYPMTRMQYITGKYIATVLAFLLVVLLAFGVIVTLGGILGDVRLPTIFITLTLLCILIFVSLAVSIGAFAKTRLLALSLSLVIWSIFLLLISYALMAIGTVVAGHVMQKLTIIAIHINPVEWLRFGYFIFTNQASVLGPAFYSVTKFYSSSLGYTLYGAITMLWIICPLAFSSRLLKKGGRR, from the coding sequence ATGTATAGTATGTTGATTAAATTAGAATTGAAGCAAATGCTTAGAAGTCGGTGGATGCAACTTGTGTGTCTGCTATTTACATTTGTTTTTACAGCTATTATTGTCATTCAGCAAATGGCACTTCCTGATGTTGAAGGCTTTACACGTCAAACTGCCTCATTTTTAAACGTATTACTATTTTTATTGCCGCTGTTTATCCTAACGATTGGCAGTATGAGCATTGCTGGAGATGTAGAATCTGGCTGGTACTCGTTGTTAAAGACATATCCAATGACACGGATGCAATACATTACAGGGAAATATATAGCTACTGTACTAGCCTTTTTATTGGTCGTGCTGTTAGCGTTTGGGGTTATCGTAACACTAGGAGGGATTTTAGGTGATGTGCGATTGCCTACTATTTTCATCACGTTAACTTTGCTATGTATATTAATTTTTGTATCGTTAGCCGTTTCGATTGGAGCTTTTGCCAAAACTAGATTATTGGCACTATCGTTATCGCTTGTGATTTGGTCTATTTTTTTATTGCTCATTTCTTACGCTTTGATGGCCATAGGAACTGTTGTAGCAGGTCATGTGATGCAAAAGCTTACCATTATTGCGATACATATTAATCCTGTAGAGTGGTTACGCTTCGGCTATTTTATTTTTACAAACCAAGCTAGCGTGCTAGGTCCAGCATTTTATAGTGTGACAAAATTTTACTCCTCATCATTAGGATACACGCTATATGGAGCTATAACGATGCTTTGGATCATTTGCCCATTAGCTTTCAGTAGTAGGCTTTTAAAGAAAGGGGGAAGAAGATGA
- a CDS encoding nitrous oxide reductase accessory protein NosL, producing MKKWVMMILLCCGVLWGCSEKTYEPREIVSETDVCKICNMSIVHNAYAGQIALKNGDYEIFDDIGCLMEYIVSNGDEEIGAAYIKDASKNEWIDVFEAVYVYNKEYWTPMNYGVVAFDTKQAAQEWMTQEGEGKLLHYKDLHNFNWGIHE from the coding sequence ATGAAAAAATGGGTAATGATGATCTTGTTGTGCTGCGGTGTACTGTGGGGCTGTAGCGAAAAAACATATGAGCCTCGTGAAATAGTTAGTGAAACGGACGTTTGTAAAATTTGTAATATGAGCATTGTTCATAATGCTTATGCTGGTCAAATAGCCTTGAAAAATGGTGATTATGAAATTTTTGATGATATTGGCTGCTTGATGGAATATATAGTCTCAAATGGCGATGAAGAAATTGGAGCAGCCTACATTAAAGATGCCTCAAAAAATGAATGGATTGATGTTTTTGAAGCTGTCTATGTGTACAACAAGGAGTATTGGACACCAATGAATTACGGTGTAGTGGCCTTTGACACAAAACAAGCAGCACAGGAGTGGATGACGCAAGAAGGAGAGGGAAAACTGCTTCATTATAAGGATTTACACAATTTTAATTGGGGGATCCATGAGTGA